One region of Chryseobacterium sp. C-71 genomic DNA includes:
- a CDS encoding DUF6341 family protein — MTSFFLFLSDVFKWSFGFFTTFGNVLNWILFIVCCVLFTYWCYVLVVTLGGDKDKEYYSPTEGKNPYYDPTIYKKEG; from the coding sequence ATGACGTCTTTCTTTCTATTCTTAAGTGATGTTTTCAAATGGTCTTTTGGTTTTTTCACAACCTTTGGAAACGTACTCAACTGGATTTTATTCATCGTTTGTTGCGTACTATTTACATATTGGTGCTATGTCTTGGTGGTAACACTTGGAGGAGACAAAGACAAAGAATATTATTCTCCTACTGAGGGTAAAAACCCTTACTACGATCCTACGATCTATAAAAAAGAAGGTTAA
- a CDS encoding universal stress protein, which produces MINIVLPVDFGEKTDQLVDGAIEFAKKVNGKLNLIHVAPTDIGFAIGDMGYQYFPEIEENEIREELVLLNKINQKILSHNIDCEHLLKQGIAKDIILEYADTKNADFIVMGSHGRSGIYDVFVGSLTKGITKSSKIPVLVLPIHD; this is translated from the coding sequence ATGATAAACATTGTACTGCCAGTAGATTTTGGCGAAAAAACAGATCAGCTTGTAGATGGCGCAATAGAGTTTGCGAAGAAGGTAAACGGAAAGCTCAATTTGATACACGTAGCGCCCACAGACATTGGTTTTGCAATCGGAGATATGGGCTATCAGTATTTTCCGGAGATTGAAGAAAACGAAATCAGAGAAGAACTGGTTCTTTTAAATAAAATCAATCAAAAAATTCTTTCACACAACATCGACTGTGAGCATCTTTTGAAACAAGGTATTGCGAAAGATATTATTTTGGAATATGCTGACACCAAAAATGCCGACTTCATTGTCATGGGATCTCACGGTAGAAGCGGAATTTACGATGTATTTGTAGGAAGCTTAACTAAAGGGATTACCAAAAGTTCTAAAATCCCGGTTTTGGTATTGCCTATACATGATTAA
- a CDS encoding DUF6427 family protein, which yields MFRLLSKESNIFSIPVYIGFLLLVVIVINSLNFNTYEAIIAIITFLGISLGYFCFNAIALNYQTHLPLLLYTFFVFGLYPGKLDIGIAVALLTNSFLLLLLTSTDEDLRKKSYVLVGSILALNFIFLPTTWPMIFFVLIHLIVTSERIGLNIFRFILGMSLIALSYFSVMFFFRFNQWNMDYLPFGKIKFVTDYTELLPLIPIVLMLVYAIYDHFKHYNKKSPISRYKYTFLLVFSFAQLVSIILYMNNRYEYLLLLAFPATIIMSRMLRFLPKYWMQEVSLWVIIISLIGFNAGTHFDLF from the coding sequence ATGTTTAGATTACTTTCAAAAGAAAGCAATATTTTTTCAATTCCTGTTTATATTGGTTTTCTTCTTTTAGTAGTTATTGTAATTAACAGCCTCAATTTCAACACGTATGAAGCAATTATTGCCATTATTACATTTCTTGGAATTTCGCTTGGTTATTTCTGTTTTAATGCAATTGCACTGAATTATCAGACGCATCTGCCATTATTGCTCTATACATTTTTTGTTTTCGGGCTGTATCCTGGGAAATTAGACATCGGAATTGCCGTAGCATTGCTTACCAATTCATTTCTTTTGCTTCTTCTGACCAGTACCGATGAAGACCTCAGAAAAAAATCTTACGTTTTGGTGGGTTCTATTTTAGCTTTAAATTTCATCTTTCTTCCTACGACTTGGCCGATGATTTTCTTTGTACTGATTCACCTCATCGTTACGTCAGAAAGAATAGGTTTAAATATCTTCAGATTCATTCTGGGAATGTCACTGATTGCGTTGAGTTATTTCTCTGTGATGTTCTTCTTTAGATTTAATCAGTGGAATATGGATTATTTACCATTCGGGAAGATCAAATTTGTAACAGATTATACCGAACTTTTACCACTCATCCCTATAGTATTAATGTTGGTCTACGCAATATATGATCACTTTAAACATTATAATAAGAAAAGCCCGATCAGCCGTTACAAATACACTTTCTTGCTGGTATTCTCATTTGCACAGCTGGTAAGTATTATTTTATATATGAACAACCGTTATGAATACCTTTTGCTGCTGGCTTTTCCGGCAACGATTATTATGAGCAGGATGCTGAGATTTTTGCCCAAATACTGGATGCAGGAAGTGAGCTTATGGGTCATCATTATAAGCTTGATTGGTTTTAATGCAGGTACTCATTTCGATTTATTTTAA
- a CDS encoding 3'-5' exonuclease — MNLKLHKPLCVFDLETTGTNVGKDRIVEICILKVNPDSSRESKTWRVNPEMPIPVSSSEIHGIYDEDIKDAPTFKEIAPKIVEMITGTDLGGFNSNRFDVPLLAEELLRADFDFDLSKFKLVDAQTIFHKKEPRNLGAAYQFYCGKTLENAHSAEADVLATFEVLDAQVGKYDDISNEVAELSEFSTQNKFADLAGMIHYNAKDQEIFAFGKYKGQVVKEVFQKDMGYFGWLQNADFPLYTKKVFTKIQLSSKF, encoded by the coding sequence ATGAATTTAAAACTACATAAACCGCTTTGTGTTTTCGATCTTGAAACAACCGGAACAAACGTTGGGAAAGACCGAATTGTTGAAATCTGTATTTTAAAAGTAAATCCTGATTCTTCGAGAGAAAGTAAAACATGGAGAGTAAATCCTGAAATGCCGATTCCTGTTTCGTCAAGCGAGATTCACGGCATTTATGATGAAGACATTAAAGATGCGCCGACTTTCAAAGAAATTGCTCCGAAAATTGTTGAAATGATTACAGGAACGGACTTGGGAGGTTTTAATTCAAACCGATTCGATGTGCCTTTGCTGGCTGAAGAGTTGCTTCGTGCAGATTTCGATTTTGATTTGAGTAAATTTAAATTAGTCGATGCACAAACGATTTTCCATAAAAAAGAACCAAGAAATTTAGGTGCAGCGTATCAATTTTACTGTGGAAAAACTTTAGAAAATGCGCATTCTGCTGAAGCTGATGTTTTGGCAACGTTTGAAGTTTTGGATGCTCAAGTTGGAAAATACGATGATATTTCTAATGAAGTTGCTGAGCTGAGTGAATTTTCTACTCAGAATAAATTTGCCGATTTAGCCGGAATGATACATTACAATGCAAAAGACCAGGAGATTTTTGCTTTCGGAAAATATAAAGGACAAGTTGTGAAAGAAGTTTTCCAGAAAGACATGGGATATTTCGGATGGTTACAAAACGCTGATTTTCCTTTGTACACAAAAAAAGTTTTCACAAAAATTCAGCTTTCAAGTAAGTTTTAA
- a CDS encoding fumarylacetoacetate hydrolase family protein has translation MKIICIGRNYSEHAKELGNAIPDKPVIFMKPDTAVLKGNDFYIPEFSDDVHYELEIVVKISKGGKYIQKETANKHYDEIGLGIDFTARDLQSDLKSKGLPWELAKGFDGSAVVGSFFKKENYDLENLQFSLLKNKEKVQHGNSKDMMFKIDDIIAFVSQYFTLRVGDLIFTGTPEGVGKVSENDVLEAYLEEEKALDIRIL, from the coding sequence ATGAAAATAATCTGCATAGGAAGAAACTACAGCGAGCACGCAAAAGAATTGGGAAACGCAATCCCGGACAAGCCTGTGATTTTTATGAAACCCGACACTGCGGTTTTGAAAGGAAATGACTTTTATATTCCGGAATTTTCTGACGACGTTCACTACGAACTGGAAATTGTGGTGAAAATCTCAAAAGGCGGAAAATACATTCAGAAAGAAACGGCGAATAAGCATTACGACGAGATTGGTTTGGGAATCGATTTTACAGCGAGAGATTTGCAAAGTGATTTAAAATCTAAAGGTCTTCCATGGGAATTGGCAAAAGGGTTTGATGGCTCTGCAGTCGTGGGAAGCTTCTTCAAAAAGGAAAACTATGACCTTGAAAATCTGCAGTTTTCGTTATTAAAAAATAAAGAAAAAGTACAGCATGGAAACTCAAAAGACATGATGTTTAAAATTGACGATATTATTGCTTTTGTTTCGCAATATTTCACGTTGAGAGTTGGGGATTTAATCTTCACAGGAACTCCGGAAGGCGTGGGAAAAGTTTCTGAAAATGATGTTTTGGAAGCTTATCTTGAGGAAGAAAAGGCTTTAGATATCAGAATATTATAA
- a CDS encoding DUF2007 domain-containing protein has product MSNLVKFKFYETALEANRDKQILAENDINSFIANEQLIQSDWLLSQAVGGIQLQVFEDDFDNAEKVLTNYHENNKFSLEVEHTVENPKFDFVCPKCGSNHIYKDDSATSFFGISLLSSDKYVCYYCENEFTHE; this is encoded by the coding sequence ATGAGCAATTTAGTTAAGTTTAAATTTTATGAAACTGCACTTGAAGCCAATCGCGACAAACAGATTCTTGCAGAAAACGACATCAATAGTTTTATAGCAAACGAACAACTGATACAGTCGGATTGGTTGCTTTCACAAGCTGTAGGTGGAATTCAGTTGCAGGTTTTCGAAGATGATTTTGATAATGCTGAAAAAGTTTTAACCAATTATCACGAAAATAACAAATTTTCTCTGGAAGTTGAGCACACCGTTGAAAATCCAAAGTTTGATTTTGTCTGCCCGAAATGTGGCTCCAACCATATTTATAAGGATGACAGCGCAACGAGTTTCTTTGGGATTTCTCTGCTTTCAAGCGATAAATATGTTTGTTATTATTGTGAGAACGAGTTTACTCATGAATAA
- a CDS encoding DUF3109 family protein, whose protein sequence is MIQIDDKLISEDIFSEEFVCNLTKCKGACCVEGDVGAPLDKDELVILDNIFDKIKPYLTQDGIKALEEQGTWTTDPMDGMYVTPMIEDAECAYVTFDERGITKCGIEKAYEDGAIDWQKPISCHLYPIRVTEYSTFSALNYHEWPICNDACTLGKELQVPVYKFLKTPLTRKYGEDFYTTLSEVAEEWKKEYGK, encoded by the coding sequence ATGATTCAAATAGACGATAAATTAATTTCTGAAGATATATTTTCTGAAGAATTTGTATGCAATCTTACCAAATGTAAAGGCGCATGTTGTGTGGAAGGTGATGTGGGAGCTCCTTTGGATAAAGATGAGTTAGTGATTTTAGATAATATTTTCGACAAAATAAAACCCTACCTTACCCAAGACGGAATCAAAGCTTTGGAAGAACAGGGAACCTGGACAACCGACCCAATGGACGGAATGTATGTAACCCCGATGATTGAAGATGCAGAATGTGCTTACGTTACTTTTGATGAAAGAGGAATCACAAAATGCGGTATCGAAAAAGCGTATGAGGACGGTGCTATAGACTGGCAAAAACCAATCTCATGTCATTTATATCCAATTCGTGTAACAGAATATTCTACATTCTCGGCTTTAAACTACCATGAATGGCCTATTTGCAACGATGCCTGTACTTTGGGTAAAGAACTTCAGGTTCCGGTATATAAGTTCCTGAAGACGCCTTTAACACGTAAGTACGGAGAAGATTTCTATACGACCTTGAGCGAAGTTGCGGAGGAGTGGAAGAAGGAGTATGGGAAATAG